In Phaseolus vulgaris cultivar G19833 chromosome 10, P. vulgaris v2.0, whole genome shotgun sequence, a single genomic region encodes these proteins:
- the LOC137819304 gene encoding gamma-interferon-responsive lysosomal thiol protein, producing MKMPPSLHSFPRSFFFCCFLLLSLFLLLLLLVPPSSSSSSSGAPNDKVTVSLYYESLCPYCADFIVNHLVRLFQTDLISIVNLRLVPWGNAWIAPNASIICQHGEDECFLNTIEACTITIYPDMMQHFRFVECLERLSLEGRHRQWMNCFQMTGLGTSPIDCYTSGNGKTIDLRYAKETSELKPLHRFVPWVVVNNQALQEDYRNFVTYICRAYKGQVIPSACRSSSLSARTYDESNEKVNNSFIPVCYADEARNLTIHFGNKIKQ from the exons atgaaaatgcctcCTTCTCTTCATTCTTTTCCTCGTTCATTCTTCTTCTGTTGCTTCCTCCtcctttctctttttcttctgcTCTTGCTATTGGTGccaccttcttcttcttcttcttcttctggtgcCCCAAATGACAAGGTAACTGTGTCACTCTACTATGAGAGTTTATGCCCCTATTGTGCTGATTTCATTGTGAACCATCTTGTGAGGCTCTTCCAAACGGATCTTATCTCCATTGTCAACCTCAGATTGGTCCCTTGGGGCAATGCTTGGATTGCACCAAATGCCTCTATCATTTGTCAG CATGGAGAGGATGAATGCTTCCTAAACACGATCGAGGCCTGCACTATTACAATCTATCCTGACATG ATGCAGCATTTCAGATTTGTTGAGTGTTTGGAGCGTCTGAGCTTAGAAGGGAGACACAGGCAATGGATGAACTGCTTCCAAATGACTGGTTTGGGCACATCACCTATTGATTGTTACACGAGTGGCAATGGGAAAACT ATTGACCTAAGGTATGCAAAGGAAACATCTGAGCTTAAACCTCTCCATAGGTTTGTTCCATGGGTGGTTGTCAACAACCAAGCACTCCAAGAG GACTACAGAAATTTTGTGACCTATATTTGTAGGGCTTACAAAGGCCAAGTGATACCAAGTGCTTGTAGATCATCATCACTTTCAGCAAGAACTTATGATGAGTCAAATGAGAAAGTCAATAATTCCTTTATACCTGTTTGCTATGCAGACGAAGCAAGAAATCTGACCATACACTTTGGCAACAAGATTAAGCAGTAA